One window of the Anoplolepis gracilipes chromosome 9, ASM4749672v1, whole genome shotgun sequence genome contains the following:
- the LOC140669212 gene encoding putative RNA-binding protein EEED8.10 isoform X1 yields MIDIIEAEYVETLCHISKIVSDDGLCEETIDGVPIRKLFVDNLAERTTFKDLRNCFSAYGNIENCYLRRNQGKKNYAFVTFTKVEDAMAAMQDGSRKQIRVHNRDLRVMAADSWHQPDSIDQKMYTIGKESYKTFEKKTTNEQYLQCLQNDTEDVSIHILNDDCLRHIFLFLPIIDRVRIERVCKRWKDLSQDSWRMMKTLDLSASTWGFLETHTICTAILRKILLKCGKYLTEINLSDTSNFLRQSTLTIIGKLCPNLTSIDVTALTICASGISTLASNCKNITKFKLGPSTYSCDNELKNLFKLNKNLEHLAISKNNIAGKSLLCLPSQTMHTIILDRCDNIQDNHFSTALKKLKNLKHLAITNCTGITVITLKAIGEHCKSLNELEIEGSLLFAEGKDVLHLTKLVNLKVLKFIYNPLVSDEFLINLTQQCQQLTYLDITGSLDVTDAGLAAIATLPTLEKLIINYVRKITDKGLENMCGLKELECRKCTSISDEGMSMFIRSSPQLQLLDISGCHNITNITLDAAKDACNTRANNLMLKMIIGSTYIFPTKEQDEEQMSPLLQIVNVDLCDNDFIMFDDDMIDEYDIYHEYTDNESWIDEDSDWDYNYENEDFSPDNIYF; encoded by the exons ATGATTGACATTATAGAAGCCGAATATGTCGAAACGCTTTGTCACATAAGTAAAATCGTGTCGGATG atgGTTTGTGTGAGGAAACTATAGATGGTGTACcaatacgaaaattatttgtCGATAATTTAGCTGAAAGG ACAACTTTTAAAGATTTACGTAATTGTTTTTCTGCATAtggaaatattgaaaattgttatttacgTAGAAATCAAGGGAAAAAAAACTATGCATTTGTTACATTCACCAAAGTAGAAGATGCAATGGC AGCTATGCAAGATGGGAGTAGGAAACAAATAAGAGTACACAATAGGGACTTGAGGGTGATGGCTGCTGATTCCTGGCATCAACCTGATAGTATAgatcaaaaaatgtatactatAGGAAAAGAATCATACAAaacttttgagaaaaaaactaCTAATGAACAGTATCTTCAATGTTTGCAAAATGATACTGAAGATGTATCCATTCATATATTGAATGATGATTGTTtgagacatatttttttatttttaccaatTATTGACAGAGTTCGCATAGAAAGAG tttgcaAACGCTGGAAAGATCTAAGTCAAGATTCTTGGCGTATGATGAAAACATTGGATCTTTCAGCCTCTACATGGGGTTTCTTAGAAACTCATACAATTTGTACTGCCAtacttcgtaaaatattattaaaatgcggCAAGTACCTAACAGAAATAAATCTATCTGATACAAGCAATTTTTTACGGCAAAGTACACTGACCATTATTGGGAAACTTTGTCCTAATCTTACAAGTATCGATGTTACTGCACTAACAATTTGTGCATCAGGCATTAGTACATTAGCaagtaattgtaaaaatataaccaAGTTTAAGTTAGGACCTTCAACATACAGCTGTGATAATGAATTAAAGAATCTCttcaaactaaataaaaacttgGAACATCTTGctataagcaaaaataatattgcggGCAAATCTTTACTATGCTTACCATCACAAACTAtgcatacaattatattagacAGATGTGATAATATTCAAGATAATCATTTTTCTACA GCATTAAAAAAActcaaaaatttgaaacatcTTGCAATAACTAACTGTACTGGCATAACTGTAATCACATTGAAAGCTATCGGCGAACATTGTAAAAGCCTGAATGAGTTAGAGATTGAAGGAAGTCTCCTTTTCGCAGAAGGAAAGGATGTGTTACATTTAACTAAGCTTGTCAATCTGaaagttttgaaatttatatacaatccCCTAGTGTCAGACGAATTCCTTATTAATTTGACACAACAATGTCAACAGCTTACTTATTTAGACATTACAG GTTCCCTCGATGTGACTGATGCTGGATTAGCAGCTATCGCTACATTACCAAcattggaaaaattaataattaattatgtacggAAAATTACTGATAAAGGATTGGAAAATATGTGTGGTCTAAAAGAATTAGAGTGTCGAAAATGTACATCAATTAGCGATGAAGGCATGTCAATGTTCATTAGATCCTCACCTCAGTTACAACTACTAGATATCTCTGGATGTCATAATATTACCAACATCACTCTCGATGCCGCTAAAGACGCCTGCAACACGCGAGCGAATAACTTAATGTTAAAGATGATTATTGGAAGCACATATATTTTCCCTACAAAAGAACAAGATGAAGAACAAATGTCCCCACTTTTGCAAATAGTTAATGTAGATTTATGTGACAATGACTTTATTATGTTTGATGATGATATGATTGatgaatatgatatatatcatGAATATACTGATAATGAATCTTGGATTGATGAAGATTCAGATTGGGATTATAATTATGAGAATGAAGATTTTTCGCctgacaatatatatttttaa
- the LOC140669212 gene encoding putative RNA-binding protein EEED8.10 isoform X2, protein MAAMQDGSRKQIRVHNRDLRVMAADSWHQPDSIDQKMYTIGKESYKTFEKKTTNEQYLQCLQNDTEDVSIHILNDDCLRHIFLFLPIIDRVRIERVCKRWKDLSQDSWRMMKTLDLSASTWGFLETHTICTAILRKILLKCGKYLTEINLSDTSNFLRQSTLTIIGKLCPNLTSIDVTALTICASGISTLASNCKNITKFKLGPSTYSCDNELKNLFKLNKNLEHLAISKNNIAGKSLLCLPSQTMHTIILDRCDNIQDNHFSTALKKLKNLKHLAITNCTGITVITLKAIGEHCKSLNELEIEGSLLFAEGKDVLHLTKLVNLKVLKFIYNPLVSDEFLINLTQQCQQLTYLDITGSLDVTDAGLAAIATLPTLEKLIINYVRKITDKGLENMCGLKELECRKCTSISDEGMSMFIRSSPQLQLLDISGCHNITNITLDAAKDACNTRANNLMLKMIIGSTYIFPTKEQDEEQMSPLLQIVNVDLCDNDFIMFDDDMIDEYDIYHEYTDNESWIDEDSDWDYNYENEDFSPDNIYF, encoded by the exons ATGGC AGCTATGCAAGATGGGAGTAGGAAACAAATAAGAGTACACAATAGGGACTTGAGGGTGATGGCTGCTGATTCCTGGCATCAACCTGATAGTATAgatcaaaaaatgtatactatAGGAAAAGAATCATACAAaacttttgagaaaaaaactaCTAATGAACAGTATCTTCAATGTTTGCAAAATGATACTGAAGATGTATCCATTCATATATTGAATGATGATTGTTtgagacatatttttttatttttaccaatTATTGACAGAGTTCGCATAGAAAGAG tttgcaAACGCTGGAAAGATCTAAGTCAAGATTCTTGGCGTATGATGAAAACATTGGATCTTTCAGCCTCTACATGGGGTTTCTTAGAAACTCATACAATTTGTACTGCCAtacttcgtaaaatattattaaaatgcggCAAGTACCTAACAGAAATAAATCTATCTGATACAAGCAATTTTTTACGGCAAAGTACACTGACCATTATTGGGAAACTTTGTCCTAATCTTACAAGTATCGATGTTACTGCACTAACAATTTGTGCATCAGGCATTAGTACATTAGCaagtaattgtaaaaatataaccaAGTTTAAGTTAGGACCTTCAACATACAGCTGTGATAATGAATTAAAGAATCTCttcaaactaaataaaaacttgGAACATCTTGctataagcaaaaataatattgcggGCAAATCTTTACTATGCTTACCATCACAAACTAtgcatacaattatattagacAGATGTGATAATATTCAAGATAATCATTTTTCTACA GCATTAAAAAAActcaaaaatttgaaacatcTTGCAATAACTAACTGTACTGGCATAACTGTAATCACATTGAAAGCTATCGGCGAACATTGTAAAAGCCTGAATGAGTTAGAGATTGAAGGAAGTCTCCTTTTCGCAGAAGGAAAGGATGTGTTACATTTAACTAAGCTTGTCAATCTGaaagttttgaaatttatatacaatccCCTAGTGTCAGACGAATTCCTTATTAATTTGACACAACAATGTCAACAGCTTACTTATTTAGACATTACAG GTTCCCTCGATGTGACTGATGCTGGATTAGCAGCTATCGCTACATTACCAAcattggaaaaattaataattaattatgtacggAAAATTACTGATAAAGGATTGGAAAATATGTGTGGTCTAAAAGAATTAGAGTGTCGAAAATGTACATCAATTAGCGATGAAGGCATGTCAATGTTCATTAGATCCTCACCTCAGTTACAACTACTAGATATCTCTGGATGTCATAATATTACCAACATCACTCTCGATGCCGCTAAAGACGCCTGCAACACGCGAGCGAATAACTTAATGTTAAAGATGATTATTGGAAGCACATATATTTTCCCTACAAAAGAACAAGATGAAGAACAAATGTCCCCACTTTTGCAAATAGTTAATGTAGATTTATGTGACAATGACTTTATTATGTTTGATGATGATATGATTGatgaatatgatatatatcatGAATATACTGATAATGAATCTTGGATTGATGAAGATTCAGATTGGGATTATAATTATGAGAATGAAGATTTTTCGCctgacaatatatatttttaa
- the Dsor1 gene encoding dual specificity mitogen-activated protein kinase kinase dSOR1, producing MSKNKLNLTLPPGSIEPAPAVSPSPPVPPLPTYSEPPVIPDGVMSGKMSIDAIQESLEELKMDEEQRKRLESFLGQKEKVGELCDDDFEKLGELGAGNGGVVMKVRHKKYGLIMARKLIHLEVKPAIKKQIIRELKVLHECNFAHIVGFYGAFYSDGEISICMEYMDGGSLDLILKKAGRIPEPILGTITSAVLKGLSYLRDKHAIMHRDVKPSNILVNSAGEIKICDFGVSGQLIDSMANSFVGTRSYMSPERLQGTHYSVQSDVWSLGLSLVEMAIGMYPIPPPDEKTLASIFGPQSAQPPTENPITNSVPTPTTQSPGHSASSPRPMAVFELLEYIVNEPPPKLPPGIFSDAFMDFVDRCLKKNPAERADLKTLMNHEWIKKAESENVDFAGWVCRTMDLQPTTPTHLASVQS from the exons ATGTCAAAAAACAAACTAAACTTGACACTACCACCTGGTTCGATAGAACCGGCACCAGCAGTGTCACCGTCACCGCCAGTTCCACCTTTACCCACGTACTCGGAACCTCCAGTGATACCTGA TGGTGTAATGAGTGGTAAAATGAGCATAGATGCTATTCAAGAAAGTTTAGAGGAATTAAAAATGGATGAGGAGCAGAGAAAACGATTAGAAAGCTTTCTTGgacagaaagaaaaagttgGGGAATTATGTGATGacgattttgaaaaattaggTGAATTGGGTGCAGGTAATGGTGGTGTTGTTATGAAAGTCAGGCACAAAAAGTATGGTCTTATAATGGCAAGGAAG ttaATACATTTGGAAGTAAAGCCAGCtattaagaaacaaataatcagAGAATTAAAAGTACTTCACGAGTGTAATTTTGCACATATAGTTGGATTTTATGGTGCTTTTTATAg tgaTGGAGAAATTAGCATATGCATGGAATATATGGATGGTGGATCATTAGacttaattttgaaaaaagcaGGACGAATTCCAGAACCTATCCTAGGTACAATAACATCTGCt GTTTTGAAAGGCTTGAGTTACTTGCGAGACAAACATGCCATAATGCACCGCGATGTAAAACCCAGCAACATCTTAGTTAATAGTGCAGGCGAAATCAAAATCTGTGACTTTGGTGTTTCCGGACAACTGATCGATTCAATGGCAAATTCATTTGTTGGAACACGAAGCTACATGTCG CCTGAAAGACTCCAAGGAACGCATTACTCAGTACAGAGCGACGTTTGGTCACTCGGATTGTCGCTCGTGGAAATGGCAATCGGGATGTATCCGATACCACCGCCAGACGAGAAGACCTTAGCTTCAATATTCGGCCCGCAATCTGCACAACCGCCTACGGAGAATCCGATAACGAATAGTGTGCCTACGCCGACTACACAATCACCAGGACACA GTGCAAGCAGTCCAAGACCCATGGCAGTATTCGAGCTGTTGGAATACATAGTCAACGAGCCACCGCCGAAACTGCCGCCTGGAATATTTAGCGACGCTTTTATGGATTTCGTCGATCGATGCTTGAAGAAAAACCCAGCTGAAAGAGCAGACCTAAAGACATTAATG AATCACGAATGGATAAAAAAAGCCGAATCAGAAAACGTAGACTTTGCTGGCTGGGTGTGTCGTACGATGGACTTACAACCAACTACGCCAACGCATTTAGCGAGCGTGCAATCCTGA
- the LOC140669210 gene encoding sodium/potassium-transporting ATPase subunit alpha-B codes for MQPSTSKVQQPIHVPSVLHQATRPSSLHLHKKKLTELEIEELHQELETIDHMIALDILCEKLNTNTETGLTNEEALKIFVRDGPNAMSPPKVTPEYLKFLKCMFHGFAALLWVCAILCFILYVVTYFMRQPDIGIVWLGIIIVLICITSGVFAYIQESKNIKVMESFKKMVPTFATVIRDGVKLRLGTEELVLGDLVEIRMGDKIPADIRIIECRGLRVENSSITGESEPVTRTDYPTDKNPLESANIAFSTSFAVAGDGKGIVIATGDNTMIGRLAGLTSHLAKIETPIAKEIRHFVEIITIVSILCGVIFFGLSLLLEPNLVRAFTYLLGIVIANVPEVLLVTVTTVLTLTAQKMAIKNCLVKNLEAVETLGSTSTICSDKTGTLTQNKMSVSNMWFGHTRYKFPPGESIGVERDLLLEKPAFGIMLKASTLCLRAEFTAESYRLAPIEERKIIGDASETGILKFCEHIHPTQKFRETYPKVAEIPFTSMTKYQMSIHQDTDGYTMILKGAPEVILENCTTILTTDGETKKMTSHDYAISRRACMELGYLGERVFAYCDIFLPNNVYGPNYKFNTDSPESYNFPTMGYRFVGLISLQDPPRPGVPEAVQKCRTAGIKVIMVTGDHPVTAMAIAKKVGIISEGQETRYERAILQDKSSSQVTDMDTGAIIITGAELRNMNSNELDNIIRHYEEIVFARTSPQQKLLIVESCQRLGEIVAVTGDGVNDSPALRKADIGVAMGIAGSDVAKNAADMILMDDNFASIVTGVEEGRLIFDNLKKSIAYTLTSSVPEMLPMLSGLIFAIPLPLVIELVICIDVGTDVVPAIALAYEKAESDIMRRAPRNPQYDKLVNKRLISITYGQIGMTQSFAGFYTYFMILMLYGFMPDRLLGLRMEWENPSINDLQDSWGQTWTYENRMNLLMEAQSGYFLSIVITQMIDLVMCKTRRNSIFQQGMDNWFVNFSFVFEVVLTGILLYVPGTEYVLNTMPLFAYWYWPCLPLGAFLWTYDEIRRLCIRLFPGGIMERETYY; via the coding sequence ATGCAGCCGAGCACTTCGAAGGTGCAGCAACCGATCCATGTGCCCTCCGTACTGCATCAAGCAACTCGCCCGTCCTCTTTGCACCTGCATAAGAAAAAACTGACCGAGCTGGAAATAGAAGAGCTGCATCAAGAGTTAGAGACTATCGATCATATGATAGCTTTGGATATTCTATGCGAGAAATTGAATACGAATACGGAAACAGGTCTGACGAACGAAGAGGCGCTCAAAATTTTCGTACGAGACGGACCAAACGCTATGTCACCGCCCAAGGTCACGCCAGAATACCTCAAATTCTTAAAGTGCATGTTCCACGGATTCGCCGCGTTGCTTTGGGTTTGTGCAATTCTATGCTTTATTCTGTACGTTGTTACTTACTTTATGAGACAGCCCGATATTGGTATCGTATGGCTGGGCATAATCATCGTCTTGATATGCATCACTTCAGGTGTGTTTGCATACATACAggaaagtaaaaatatcaaagtgaTGGAGTCCTTCAAAAAGATGGTGCCCACTTTCGCTACGGTGATTCGCGATGGTGTAAAATTACGTCTAGGTACGGAAGAGCTGGTTCTGGGTGATCTGGTGGAGATACGGATGGGTGACAAAATACCAGCCGACATCAGGATAATAGAGTGTCGTGGATTAAGAGTCGAGAACTCCAGCATCACTGGTGAAAGCGAGCCGGTGACGCGCACCGATTATCCCACCGATAAGAATCCTCTCGAGTCCGCCAACATAGCCTTCTCCACGTCGTTTGCCGTAGCGGGCGACGGCAAGGGAATCGTAATCGCCACAGGCGATAATACAATGATAGGTCGACTAGCCGGTCTCACGTCGCATCTCGCTAAAATTGAGACGCCGATCGCCAAAGAAATCAGACACTTTGTCGAGATCATTACGATCGTATCGATTCTGTGTggtgttatttttttcggaTTATCACTGCTGCTGGAGCCCAATCTCGTGCGGGCGTTCACCTATCTGCTCGGAATAGTTATCGCCAATGTACCTGAGGTATTGTTGGTGACCGTGACGACGGTTTTAACGTTAACTGCACAAAAAATGGCGATCAAGAACTGTCTGGTGAAGAATCTGGAAGCAGTCGAAACTCTAGGCTCGACGTCGACAATCTGTTCCGATAAGACAGGCACTCTTACGCAAAACAAGATGTCTGTGTCTAATATGTGGTTCGGCCATACTAGGTACAAGTTCCCGCCGGGTGAAAGTATCGGTGTCGAAAGAGACTTATTGCTGGAGAAGCCGGCTTTTGGTATTATGCTGAAAGCTTCCACTCTCTGTCTGCGTGCTGAATTCACCGCCGAGTCCTATAGATTGGCGCCCATCGAGGAGCGTAAGATCATCGGCGACGCGTCCGAAACTGGTATCCTCAAGTTTTGCGAACATATACATCCTACACAGAAGTTTCGTGAGACTTATCCAAAAGTAGCTGAGATCCCTTTCACTTCTATGACCAAGTATCAGATGTCGATACACCAAGATACCGATGGTTATACGATGATACTGAAAGGTGCTCCGGAAGTGATATTGGAGAACTGCACGACAATACTGACGACAGATGGAGAGACCAAGAAGATGACTAGCCACGACTATGCTATATCTCGTAGAGCCTGCATGGAATTAGGCTATCTCGGTGAACGTGTATTTGCGTATTGCGATATATTTCTGCCAAATAATGTATACGGGCCGAACTACAAGTTTAATACCGATTCCCCTGAGTCCTACAATTTTCCTACCATGGGATACAGATTCGTCGGATTAATAAGCCTGCAGGATCCGCCGAGGCCCGGCGTACCCGAAGCAGTACAGAAGTGCCGTACCGCCGGTATCAAGGTGATTATGGTGACGGGCGATCATCCGGTGACGGCGATGGCGATTGCCAAAAAAGTGGGTATCATAAGTGAAGGTCAAGAGACTCGTTACGAACGGGCAATCTTACAAGATAAATCTTCCTCGCAAGTGACTGATATGGATACCGGCGCGATCATTATCACTGGCGCCGAATTGAGAAACATGAATTCAAACGagttagataatattatacgcCATTACGAGGAGATTGTGTTTGCGAGGACATCACCGCAGCAAAAATTGCTGATCGTGGAGAGCTGTCAACGGTTGGGAGAGATCGTGGCAGTCACCGGCGACGGCGTGAACGACTCGCCGGCATTGCGAAAGGCTGATATAGGAGTTGCGATGGGTATCGCCGGTTCCGACGTAGCCAAGAATGCTGCTGACATGATACTCATGGATGACAACTTTGCGTCGATTGTTACCGGCGTCGAAGAGGGCCGTCTGATATTCGATAATCTGAAGAAATCAATCGCGTACACTTTAACATCAAGTGTACCGGAAATGTTGCCGATGCTGAGTGGTTTGATATTTGCGATTCCCCTACCATTGGTCATCGAATTGGTCATCTGCATAGATGTCGGCACTGATGTGGTTCCTGCCATCGCTTTGGCGTATGAGAAGGCCGAATCTGATATAATGCGTCGCGCGCCGAGAAATCCTCAGTACGATAAGTTGGTGAACAAGCGTTTAATATCTATTACTTATGGTCAAATAGGAATGACGCAGTCCTTTGCTGGATTCTATACATACTTTATGATCCTTATGCTGTATGGGTTTATGCCCGATCGTCTATTAGGTTTACGAATGGAATGGGAGAATCCATCTATCAACGATTTACAAGATTCCTGGGGTCAAACGTGGACTTATGAGAATAGGATGAACTTGTTAATGGAAGCGCAAAGTGGATATTTTCTCTCCATCGTTATAACACAAATGATAGATTTAGTAATGTGCAAAACTAGGCGCAACTCCATCTTTCAACAAGGAATGGACAACTGGTTCGTCAACTTCTCTTTTGTCTTCGAAGTTGTTCTAACAGGAATCTTACTCTATGTTCCAGGAACAGAGTATGTTTTAAACACAATGCCGCTGTTTGCTTATTGGTATTGGCCTTGCTTGCCACTTGGTGCGTTTCTTTGGACTTATGATGAAATTAGACGATTATGTATTCGTCTCTTTCCTGGTGGAATTATGGAAAGAGAAACgtactattaa
- the LOC140669214 gene encoding uncharacterized protein — MEFITLELRPRLQSCNAFIAVRKDLCLKNVRIKLLESNIILILKDCHIDLLLPSVKVIPTSLSMLSVINNWICFRLQTAPLESVFGSFSTEIVTDTHTSAVQSSNSQQPFLDNIKLFETSECIMLCTCCKNVLSKSINFKRFLSLPDLEYDPDEWFCCKHSSNVMTNLQLQEFDYLYGSCFSVLHKNIFENHVHIDNKTLTCNKCLLHIGTLHAYNLFKIWNCCVDYKPQSNALNIVNATDPLNDFLILIKESLSEILGEEIILQTSVGKQIHCLLIKPMDCKLNLITEPNHKVMNIDTISLQQKCVAKVLYKYGTSKITNTNYSNIKHLEVSLPIIEAGLNYLLSSTKRLPHVYRTVAIDYFLGYIVLQELNTIAK, encoded by the coding sequence ATGGAGTTTATTACGTTAGAGTTAAGACCACGATTGCAATCTTGCAATGCGTTTATTGCCGTACGAAAAGAtctctgtttaaaaaatgttcgAATTAAACTCTTGGAaagtaacataatattaatactcaAAGATTGTCACATAGATCTTTTGTTGCCATCTGTAAAAGTTATACCTACTTCTCTATCTATGTtaagtgtaataaataattggatTTGCTTTCGTTTACAAACGGCGCCATTAGAATCTGTATTTGGATCATTTAGTACAGAAATCGTAACTGATACACATACATCAGCAGTTCAATCGAGTAACAGTCAACAGccatttttagataatatcaaATTGTTTGAAACATCAGAATGTATTATGTTATGTACTTGTTGTAAAAATGTTCTTTcaaaatcgattaattttaagagatttttatctttaccCGATCTAGAATACGATCCAGATGAATGGTTCTGTTGTAAGCATAGTTCCAATGTCAtgacaaatttacaattacagGAATTTGACTATTTATATGGCTCTTGTTTTTCtgtattgcataaaaatatttttgaaaaccatgtacatatagataataaaacattaacttgcaataaatgtttattacatatagGAACACTTcatgcatataatttatttaaaatatggaaTTGTTGCGTGGATTACAAACCACAAAGTAATGCATTGAATATTGTAAATGCTACTGATCCACTCAATGATTTTCTAATACTTATAAAAGAATCATTGAGTGAAATTTTAGGAGAAGAAATTATCTTGCAAACATCTGTTGGCAAACAAATTCATTGTCTTCTGATAAAACCAATGgactgtaaattaaatttaattacagagcCTAATCACAAAGTAATGAATATTGACACTATTTCCTTACAACAGAAATGTGTAgctaaagttttatataaatatggaacaAGTAAAATTACTAATACTAATTATTCGAATATTAAACATCTGGAAGTAAGTTTACCTATAATAGAAGCTGGTTTAAATTACTTGTTATCATCGACAAAACGACTGCCACATGTTTATAGAACTGTTGCTATAGACTATTTTCTTGGTTATATTGTGTTACAAGAACTAAATACTATAGCTAAATAa